A genomic segment from Agelaius phoeniceus isolate bAgePho1 chromosome 2, bAgePho1.hap1, whole genome shotgun sequence encodes:
- the TRIM13 gene encoding E3 ubiquitin-protein ligase TRIM13 isoform X1, with the protein MDMMELLEEDLTCPICCSLFDDPRVLPCSHNFCRKCLEGILEGNVRNVLWRPSPFKCPTCRKETPVTGVNSLQVNYSLKGIVEKYNKIKVTPKMPVCKVHSGQPLNIFCRTDMQLICGVCATRGDHTKHVFCSIEEAYSQEKRAFETLFQGFETWRCGDALSRLDTLETSKRKALQMLTKDSDKVKEFFEKLQHTLEQKRNEILSDFETMKLAVMQAYDPEINKLNTILQEQRMAFNIAEAFKDVSEPIIFLQQMQEFREKIKVLKETPLPCSTVDISPTMKSFDTSQWNGIKLVDVDKLSLPQESNTFKFKIPSVFSRRFIVNSLIFLLILAVTRMSFVESVIDNLQCWKSQFLTICLSYLADTVEIADHAVFYWEQMTDGASLLREKCKNYTLVVLDNVAQFVCKYKLL; encoded by the coding sequence gACATGATGGAGCTCTTAGAGGAAGATCTGACCTGTCCCATTTGCTGTAGCCTGTTTGACGATCCTCGTGTCCTGCCATGTTCACACAATTTCTGCAGAAAGTGTCTGGAAGGAATTCTTGAGGGAAATGTGCGGAATGTGCTTTGGAGGCCATCCCCTTTCAAGTGCCCCACATGCAGAAAGGAGACTCCTGTCACTGGAGTCAACAGCTTGCAGGTCAACTATTCCCTGAAAGGTATCGTGGAGAAGTACAACAAAATCAAAGTAACTCCAAAAATGCCTGTGTGCAAAGTGCACAGCGGGCAACCCCTTAACATTTTTTGCAGGACAGACATGCAGCTGAtctgtggggtttgtgccaCCCGTGGTGACCACACAAAGCATGTTTTCTGTTCCATTGAAGAAGCTTATTCCCAGGAGAAGCGGGCTTTTGAAACCTTGTTTCAGGGCTTTGAAACTTGGCGTTGTGGAGATGCCCTCTCACGGCTGGATACCTTAGAGACCAGCAagaggaaagctctgcagatGCTGACGAAAGATTCTGACAAAGTGAAGGAGTTTTTTGAGAAGCTGCAGCACACGCTGGAGCAGAAGCGAAATGAGATTCTGTCTGACTTTGAGACCATGAAGCTTGCGGTGATGCAGGCCTACGATCCGGAAATCAATAAACTGAACACCATTCTGCAAGAGCAGCGGATGGCTTTTAACATTGCAGAGGCCTTCAAAGATGTGTCCGAACCCATTATATTTCTGCAGCAGATGCAGGAGTTCAGGGAAAAAATCAAGGTGCTCAAAGAAACCCCTTTACCTTGTTCCACTGTGGACATCAGTCCCACAATGAAGAGCTTTGATACCAGCCAGTGGAATGGAATAAAGCTTGTTGATGTGGACAAACTTTCCTTGCCTCAGGAAAGCAACACTTTCAAATTCAAGATTCCCTCAGTCTTTTCACGCAGATTTATAGTGAACTCTCTTATTTTCTTGCTCATTCTTGCTGTCACCAGAATGTCCTTTGTGGAGTCAGTCATTGACAATCTCCAGTGCTGGAAATCTCAGTTCCTTACAATTTGCTTGTCCTATTTGGCAGATACCGTGGAGATAGCAGATCATGCAGTCTTTTACTGGGAACAGATGACAGATGGAGCTTCACTGTTAAGAGAAAAGTGTAAAAACTATACGTTGGTTGTACTGGATAACGTCGCACAGTTTGTGTGCAAATATAAACTGTTGTGA
- the TRIM13 gene encoding E3 ubiquitin-protein ligase TRIM13 isoform X2 yields MMELLEEDLTCPICCSLFDDPRVLPCSHNFCRKCLEGILEGNVRNVLWRPSPFKCPTCRKETPVTGVNSLQVNYSLKGIVEKYNKIKVTPKMPVCKVHSGQPLNIFCRTDMQLICGVCATRGDHTKHVFCSIEEAYSQEKRAFETLFQGFETWRCGDALSRLDTLETSKRKALQMLTKDSDKVKEFFEKLQHTLEQKRNEILSDFETMKLAVMQAYDPEINKLNTILQEQRMAFNIAEAFKDVSEPIIFLQQMQEFREKIKVLKETPLPCSTVDISPTMKSFDTSQWNGIKLVDVDKLSLPQESNTFKFKIPSVFSRRFIVNSLIFLLILAVTRMSFVESVIDNLQCWKSQFLTICLSYLADTVEIADHAVFYWEQMTDGASLLREKCKNYTLVVLDNVAQFVCKYKLL; encoded by the coding sequence ATGATGGAGCTCTTAGAGGAAGATCTGACCTGTCCCATTTGCTGTAGCCTGTTTGACGATCCTCGTGTCCTGCCATGTTCACACAATTTCTGCAGAAAGTGTCTGGAAGGAATTCTTGAGGGAAATGTGCGGAATGTGCTTTGGAGGCCATCCCCTTTCAAGTGCCCCACATGCAGAAAGGAGACTCCTGTCACTGGAGTCAACAGCTTGCAGGTCAACTATTCCCTGAAAGGTATCGTGGAGAAGTACAACAAAATCAAAGTAACTCCAAAAATGCCTGTGTGCAAAGTGCACAGCGGGCAACCCCTTAACATTTTTTGCAGGACAGACATGCAGCTGAtctgtggggtttgtgccaCCCGTGGTGACCACACAAAGCATGTTTTCTGTTCCATTGAAGAAGCTTATTCCCAGGAGAAGCGGGCTTTTGAAACCTTGTTTCAGGGCTTTGAAACTTGGCGTTGTGGAGATGCCCTCTCACGGCTGGATACCTTAGAGACCAGCAagaggaaagctctgcagatGCTGACGAAAGATTCTGACAAAGTGAAGGAGTTTTTTGAGAAGCTGCAGCACACGCTGGAGCAGAAGCGAAATGAGATTCTGTCTGACTTTGAGACCATGAAGCTTGCGGTGATGCAGGCCTACGATCCGGAAATCAATAAACTGAACACCATTCTGCAAGAGCAGCGGATGGCTTTTAACATTGCAGAGGCCTTCAAAGATGTGTCCGAACCCATTATATTTCTGCAGCAGATGCAGGAGTTCAGGGAAAAAATCAAGGTGCTCAAAGAAACCCCTTTACCTTGTTCCACTGTGGACATCAGTCCCACAATGAAGAGCTTTGATACCAGCCAGTGGAATGGAATAAAGCTTGTTGATGTGGACAAACTTTCCTTGCCTCAGGAAAGCAACACTTTCAAATTCAAGATTCCCTCAGTCTTTTCACGCAGATTTATAGTGAACTCTCTTATTTTCTTGCTCATTCTTGCTGTCACCAGAATGTCCTTTGTGGAGTCAGTCATTGACAATCTCCAGTGCTGGAAATCTCAGTTCCTTACAATTTGCTTGTCCTATTTGGCAGATACCGTGGAGATAGCAGATCATGCAGTCTTTTACTGGGAACAGATGACAGATGGAGCTTCACTGTTAAGAGAAAAGTGTAAAAACTATACGTTGGTTGTACTGGATAACGTCGCACAGTTTGTGTGCAAATATAAACTGTTGTGA
- the KCNRG gene encoding potassium channel regulatory protein: protein MSSREVVVLIVGGVRFVTRASTLQQFPESRLARMVSDDDREFKLVNGEFFVDRDGALFSYIMDFLRTLQVSLPTDFSDYQRLQREAEFYGLYSLANLLSQEHLLKPRLEILEVRFSLQKMQAFFRIFGSCSTTIEALAEQITVFTGQQSGQGWNSPFPSQKPLVPLPLERPSHHDMVFLCGTEYSAGDQFMARYVSIKPDKRKLINGTNVLGLLLDTLLKDGFRLISTRTVPSEEKAECYTFERMKRAAGLAIMVNQTPGSSGVAQARRSQVQKGK from the exons ATGAGTAGTCGGGAGGTGGTCGTTCTGATTGTGGGAGGTGTGAGGTTTGTAACCCGGGCTTCCACCTTGCAGCAGTTCCCTGAGTCCAGGCTGGCACGCATGGTGAGTGACGATGACCGGGAATTTAAACTGGTGAATGGAGAGTTTTTTGTGGACAGAGATGGAGCTTTGTTTAGTTACATCATGGACTTCTTGAGGACTCTCCAGGTGTCCTTACCAACTGATTTCTCAGACTAtcagaggctgcagagagaaGCAGAATTCTATGGACTCTACTCCCTGGCCAACCTCCTGAGCCAAGAACATTTGCTGAAGCCTAGGCTGGAGATCTTGGAAGTGCGTTTTTCTCTCCAAAAAATGCAGGCCTTTTTCCGGATCTTTGGTTCCTGCAGTACCACCATTGAGGCACTAGCTGAGCAGATCACTGTGTTTACAGGGCAGCAGTCAGGACAGGGCTGGAACAgcccttttccttcccagaaACCACTCGTTCCACTTCCTTTGGAAAGACCCTCTCATCATGATATGGTTTTTCTGTGTGGGACTGAGTATTCTGCTGGTGACCAGTTCATGGCCAG GTATGTTTCCATAAAGCCTGATAAGAGAAAGCTGATTAATGGTACTAACGTGCTGGGCCTGCTGCTTGACACTTTGCTCAAAGATGGATTTCGCCTCATAAGCACCAGGACAGTCCCCAGTGAAGAGAAGGCTGAATGCTACACTTTTGAAAGGATGAAGAGGGCAGCAGGCCTTGCCATCATGGTGAACCAAaccccagggagctctggggtAGCACAGGCAAGGAGAAGCCAAGTACAGAAAGGGAAATAA